In Alteribacter keqinensis, a single window of DNA contains:
- a CDS encoding metal-binding protein ZinT, producing the protein MKRTHLYASTFAAALLLAACQSENTEESNANQGDEAQENTGNESAEDNDAEENEEHQEDNDHDPSSDDHDHEHEHSHDEESQAIYDGYFEDEQIEDRDLSDWEGEWQSVYPYFINGELDEVMEQKASESDSMTAEEYTEYYETGYETDVDNITIEDGTFTFSSDEGEWSGEYVYDGYEVLTYEAGNRGVRFIFKQEEGDEEMPAYIQFSDHNIFPTKSDHFHLYWGDDRERLLDEVTNWPTYYPAHMDGNDIKQEMMAH; encoded by the coding sequence ATGAAACGAACACATCTTTATGCTTCAACGTTTGCAGCTGCTTTACTGCTGGCAGCCTGTCAGAGTGAAAACACCGAAGAATCTAACGCCAACCAGGGGGATGAAGCTCAAGAGAACACAGGAAATGAATCTGCAGAGGATAATGACGCGGAAGAAAACGAGGAGCACCAGGAAGATAATGACCACGATCCCAGCAGTGATGATCATGACCATGAACATGAACACAGCCATGATGAAGAATCACAGGCGATTTATGATGGTTATTTTGAAGATGAGCAAATTGAAGACCGGGATCTATCTGACTGGGAAGGGGAATGGCAATCTGTTTACCCCTACTTCATAAACGGGGAACTGGATGAAGTCATGGAGCAAAAAGCATCTGAAAGCGACTCAATGACAGCAGAGGAATATACCGAATACTATGAAACCGGCTATGAAACAGACGTGGATAACATCACCATTGAAGACGGTACGTTTACATTTAGCAGTGATGAAGGGGAATGGAGCGGAGAGTACGTATACGACGGCTATGAGGTCCTCACTTACGAAGCCGGCAACCGTGGTGTACGTTTCATTTTCAAACAGGAAGAAGGCGATGAAGAGATGCCTGCTTACATTCAGTTTAGCGACCACAATATCTTCCCCACAAAATCGGACCACTTCCACCTCTATTGGGGAGATGACCGAGAAAGATTGCTAGATGAAGTAACTAACTGGCCGACTTACTACCCTGCCCATATGGACGGAAATGACATTAAACAAGAAATGATGGCCCATTAA
- a CDS encoding glycerophosphodiester phosphodiesterase, whose protein sequence is MKKYLLTCLPAAFLLTALAGCGANGEAEEPDEMEQYENEGEFEAERTDNEVKVIAHRGASGHAPEQTMPALNKAVKMESDWLELDIQMTADGELVAFHDDEVDRTTDKEGEVGDYTLEELKELDAGSWFNEEYPEKADESYEGAEILTLEEIFDEFGSDVNYYLETKSTYLNKDMEEPLVEMIEEYGFDEKDNVIIQSFHQDSLKEVHELNESIPLVQLLWWEVDEETGEKEEWLDITPAPSEMKDEDFEEISQYAVGIGPHLEYYDGTEVIDEDFVQRAREHDFMVHVYTLNEKEDMERLMDWGVTGIFTDFPDRLHNVLDERS, encoded by the coding sequence ATGAAAAAGTATTTACTTACATGTTTGCCAGCCGCATTCCTGTTAACAGCTTTAGCTGGATGCGGAGCCAACGGAGAAGCAGAAGAACCGGACGAAATGGAACAGTATGAGAATGAGGGAGAGTTTGAAGCCGAAAGAACAGACAACGAAGTGAAAGTAATTGCCCACCGTGGTGCCAGCGGCCACGCACCGGAACAAACCATGCCCGCTCTTAATAAAGCCGTGAAAATGGAGTCAGACTGGCTGGAACTGGACATCCAGATGACAGCTGACGGTGAACTTGTTGCTTTCCACGATGATGAGGTTGACCGCACGACAGACAAAGAAGGCGAAGTGGGTGACTACACCCTTGAAGAGCTGAAAGAACTCGACGCCGGTTCTTGGTTTAACGAAGAATATCCAGAGAAGGCAGATGAGTCCTACGAAGGTGCCGAAATTCTTACACTTGAAGAAATCTTCGATGAGTTCGGCAGTGATGTCAACTACTACCTTGAAACCAAGTCTACCTACCTGAATAAAGACATGGAAGAGCCCCTCGTAGAGATGATTGAGGAATATGGCTTTGACGAAAAAGACAATGTCATTATTCAGTCCTTCCACCAGGACAGCCTTAAAGAAGTACATGAGCTTAACGAGTCGATTCCACTGGTTCAGCTTCTCTGGTGGGAAGTTGATGAAGAAACCGGGGAAAAAGAGGAATGGCTTGATATCACCCCTGCACCAAGTGAAATGAAAGATGAAGACTTTGAAGAGATTTCCCAGTATGCAGTAGGTATTGGCCCTCACCTGGAATACTACGATGGTACGGAGGTCATTGATGAAGACTTTGTCCAGCGTGCCCGGGAACATGATTTTATGGTTCACGTGTACACGCTTAACGAAAAGGAAGACATGGAACGCCTCATGGACTGGGGGGTAACCGGAATTTTTACCGACTTCCCGGATCGTCTTCACAACGTCCTCGATGAACGTTCATAA
- a CDS encoding carbohydrate binding domain-containing protein, with product MVRRSIGLFMIFLLVVPVLFTQNAEGSNHSGETEDDDWMLTWEDQFEGDELDPDKWTIDTGNGFYDANGSWVPGWGNEELQSYQEDNVKVEDGKLILEGREETVTDETGTYEYTSGKVHSQGKFSQKYGKFEAKMALPEGQGYWPAFWMMPEDDVYGGWAASGEIDIMEAAGGRPDHIGGAIHYGAEWPNNTYTAKDYYFPDGTDITDFNVYSVEWEPGEIRWYVNGELYQTLNNWSTTGAGNPAKFSYPAPFDQEFYLILNLAVGGWYGGDPDHTTDFPGEVVIDYVKAYELTGRDYMEPVEPVFEAEELPENAKEAIDGNYVYDTDYEKGFTDIKTNDDLQNKWTYDYWNLVHLNEFNGDASVSVDELDGDRYAKVDITNGGNQPYSVQLIQNVTLGKGRWYKLSFDAKAAADRSMNVKIGGGPERGYTAYSPSRDFNLTTDVETYEMTFQMQHDSDAMARLEYNMGLNTNSVWVGNVVLEEVEAQDPYNENAPKQPLRNGNHVYNGTFDQGRMDRMTFWNLESEGADASASVDPIARELEIDITDGGNVPESVSLTQYGINLLAGAEYELTFNGRATEGRDIKVALLNEDGTGVYHEETLALPEGQGEHGFTFTMPDVTDTAGQLVFYAGGNSSNVVLDDIELFRLSGGDNVSLEEAFPLKNGDFTNGSSYWGTHIQGDYGDSSSAGSFKVEKGEARFSVENTGDNPWDIMFFQNDLSVKAGKTYIVEFDAKSTIDRDIEVIVENANYHRFLSKDISLTEEMNTYAFEFVMGEDEVVGLKYLLGAFESGPHDVVVKNVRFEVKGEREKYFPLKNGDFSHGLEEWGTHLQGEYDGGSSATFNGEEEAKITIANTGSNPWDIQLYQAGLNLFKGQTYVVEFDARSTTDRSIEVVLDNGPAGGYYRHFEEVVQLSGSTETFTFEFEMGADDNVGIQFLVGNVLNEQISHEHTVVIDNVRVEVQGIREFLAGEPEEKEEDETVPSASVAELLTEFDEKLNVYIDAGQVQRPLTNKLSNTLRQAGYHYDGDRHKQAGMFVEKFLKHLNDDKKFIEEEAKMTLTELAHQVLEALREEEK from the coding sequence ATGGTGAGAAGAAGTATAGGGTTGTTCATGATTTTTTTACTGGTTGTACCGGTTTTATTTACGCAAAACGCAGAAGGCAGCAATCATTCGGGGGAGACAGAAGATGATGATTGGATGTTAACGTGGGAAGATCAGTTTGAAGGGGACGAACTTGATCCGGATAAATGGACGATTGATACAGGAAACGGGTTTTATGATGCCAACGGGAGTTGGGTTCCCGGCTGGGGGAATGAGGAGCTTCAATCCTACCAGGAGGATAACGTAAAAGTAGAGGACGGAAAGCTCATTTTGGAAGGCCGGGAAGAAACGGTTACTGATGAAACAGGAACCTATGAGTATACTTCCGGCAAGGTTCATTCTCAGGGGAAGTTCAGCCAGAAGTACGGGAAATTTGAAGCAAAGATGGCGCTTCCTGAAGGTCAGGGATACTGGCCGGCATTCTGGATGATGCCTGAAGACGATGTATACGGCGGCTGGGCGGCTTCGGGTGAGATTGACATTATGGAAGCGGCAGGGGGAAGACCTGATCATATCGGTGGCGCGATTCACTATGGAGCTGAATGGCCGAACAATACGTATACAGCAAAAGATTACTATTTTCCAGATGGAACCGATATTACGGACTTTAATGTGTACAGTGTGGAATGGGAACCGGGAGAAATTCGCTGGTATGTGAACGGTGAATTGTACCAGACGTTAAATAACTGGAGCACAACCGGTGCAGGAAACCCAGCTAAATTTTCGTACCCAGCTCCTTTCGATCAGGAATTCTATCTTATTTTAAACCTCGCTGTTGGCGGATGGTATGGTGGAGATCCGGATCACACGACCGACTTTCCGGGTGAGGTTGTCATTGATTATGTAAAGGCTTATGAACTGACGGGCAGAGACTACATGGAGCCTGTGGAGCCGGTATTTGAAGCGGAAGAGCTTCCGGAAAACGCAAAAGAAGCAATTGACGGAAATTATGTGTACGATACGGACTATGAAAAAGGGTTCACAGATATTAAAACCAATGATGATCTTCAAAATAAATGGACTTATGATTACTGGAACCTGGTTCATTTAAATGAGTTTAATGGTGATGCTTCTGTGTCGGTTGATGAATTAGATGGTGACCGTTATGCCAAAGTAGACATTACAAATGGCGGAAATCAGCCTTATTCCGTTCAATTGATTCAAAACGTAACGTTAGGCAAGGGAAGATGGTACAAGTTAAGCTTTGATGCAAAAGCGGCCGCTGACCGGTCGATGAATGTGAAAATTGGCGGTGGTCCTGAAAGAGGCTATACGGCCTATTCACCAAGCCGTGACTTTAATTTAACGACGGATGTTGAGACGTATGAAATGACATTCCAGATGCAGCATGATAGTGACGCAATGGCCCGTCTGGAATACAACATGGGTTTAAACACAAACAGTGTATGGGTTGGAAATGTCGTACTGGAAGAAGTGGAAGCACAAGATCCGTATAATGAAAATGCTCCAAAACAGCCGTTAAGAAACGGAAACCATGTGTACAACGGTACCTTTGATCAGGGCAGGATGGACAGAATGACATTCTGGAATTTGGAAAGTGAAGGTGCTGATGCCTCCGCTTCTGTGGATCCGATTGCCAGAGAGCTGGAGATTGATATAACAGATGGCGGGAATGTCCCTGAGTCCGTATCTTTAACACAATACGGAATAAACTTACTCGCGGGTGCTGAATACGAACTGACTTTCAACGGAAGAGCAACTGAAGGAAGAGACATTAAAGTTGCTTTATTGAACGAAGACGGGACAGGCGTTTACCACGAGGAAACACTGGCTTTACCAGAAGGCCAGGGAGAACATGGATTCACGTTTACCATGCCTGATGTAACGGATACAGCGGGACAGCTTGTTTTTTACGCTGGCGGAAACAGCAGTAATGTTGTATTGGACGATATTGAACTGTTCCGGCTGTCCGGTGGTGATAACGTATCACTTGAAGAAGCGTTCCCGTTAAAGAATGGGGACTTTACCAATGGTTCTTCATACTGGGGCACCCATATTCAAGGGGACTACGGTGATTCTTCTTCAGCCGGATCCTTTAAGGTGGAAAAAGGGGAAGCAAGATTCTCTGTAGAAAATACCGGTGATAACCCATGGGACATTATGTTCTTCCAGAATGATCTTTCTGTGAAGGCCGGAAAAACGTACATTGTTGAATTTGATGCTAAATCTACGATTGATCGAGACATTGAAGTTATCGTGGAAAATGCAAATTACCACCGCTTTTTATCGAAGGACATTTCTTTAACAGAAGAAATGAATACCTATGCGTTTGAATTTGTGATGGGTGAAGATGAGGTTGTTGGTCTTAAGTATCTTCTTGGGGCATTTGAGAGCGGTCCTCATGATGTGGTCGTTAAAAATGTCCGCTTTGAGGTTAAAGGCGAGAGAGAAAAGTATTTTCCTTTGAAAAACGGCGACTTCTCTCATGGCCTGGAAGAGTGGGGCACCCACCTTCAGGGAGAATATGATGGCGGTTCAAGCGCAACGTTTAATGGAGAAGAAGAAGCGAAAATAACAATCGCAAACACCGGATCAAACCCTTGGGACATTCAGCTGTACCAGGCAGGGTTGAACTTGTTCAAAGGTCAAACGTATGTGGTTGAATTTGATGCCCGGTCAACGACTGACCGTTCCATTGAAGTTGTCCTCGACAATGGTCCGGCCGGGGGCTACTACAGGCACTTTGAAGAGGTTGTTCAACTCTCGGGTTCTACTGAGACGTTCACATTTGAATTTGAAATGGGCGCAGACGATAACGTCGGAATACAATTCCTTGTCGGAAACGTATTAAATGAACAAATTTCTCACGAACATACCGTGGTTATTGATAATGTAAGAGTAGAAGTTCAAGGCATAAGGGAATTCCTTGCCGGTGAACCTGAGGAGAAGGAAGAAGATGAAACAGTACCTTCTGCTTCTGTTGCCGAGCTGTTGACAGAATTTGATGAGAAGCTGAACGTATACATTGATGCAGGTCAAGTTCAAAGACCGCTGACGAACAAGCTCAGCAACACGCTCAGACAAGCCGGCTATCATTACGATGGGGATAGACATAAACAAGCTGGGATGTTTGTGGAGAAGTTCTTGAAGCACTTAAATGATGATAAAAAATTCATTGAAGAAGAGGCAAAAATGACGCTGACGGAACTGGCTCATCAAGTACTGGAGGCACTAAGGGAAGAAGAGAAGTAA
- a CDS encoding DUF5392 family protein, translating into MSYRELHVHHEIRYMRKASRSFYMNAFIFGVIATLLFCNTLLCLYYLIFDPLAIGDRQLFQLIQSIIGAFSIALFIEAFYQKRIGQVKKLAHIRKRIKASVYFSKTDKKKFIKMLRARSTDRVSVFREFLQKEERLKSQKDLRNYY; encoded by the coding sequence ATGAGTTATAGAGAGTTACATGTTCATCACGAGATCCGGTATATGAGAAAAGCATCCCGGTCCTTTTACATGAATGCTTTTATTTTCGGTGTTATCGCAACGCTGCTCTTTTGCAATACGCTCCTTTGCCTGTACTATCTGATATTTGATCCACTGGCTATCGGGGATAGGCAGCTGTTTCAGCTGATACAGTCCATCATTGGTGCATTCAGTATTGCTCTTTTCATAGAAGCGTTTTATCAAAAAAGAATCGGTCAGGTAAAAAAACTGGCGCATATTCGAAAAAGGATAAAAGCGAGTGTATACTTTTCAAAAACAGACAAGAAGAAATTTATAAAAATGCTACGAGCACGCAGCACAGACAGAGTGTCTGTTTTCCGCGAATTCCTGCAAAAAGAAGAGAGGCTGAAAAGCCAAAAGGACTTACGTAACTATTATTGA
- a CDS encoding S66 family peptidase — MITYPTMPSKASIAITAPSSGVENELHHLVKEAVARFEEKGHRVTCGDTVWTQEKAKAASAAVRAEELNRFLSDSTTDVIIPPWGGELLIEILEHIDYEKINRKWLLGYSDTSLLLLAVTLNTGIATAHGTNAVDLRGKETDETTAKWENALSTNAGDSIKQYSSFYYQKEWQFDNPTPWIFHLTEETKWKTVSGQAEQVKGRLLGGCIDVISHLIGTKLGDVKRSRETYLRGDSILWYFENCELSTTDLRRNLVQMKMAGWFDGCSGILFGRSAANTPVEGYTAEDVYEELAEELGIPVIYDIDCGHVPPQITLINGAYAEVSVKEGKGEIVQHFKK, encoded by the coding sequence GTGATTACCTACCCAACAATGCCGTCAAAAGCTTCCATTGCGATCACAGCTCCTTCATCGGGAGTGGAAAACGAACTGCACCATCTGGTTAAAGAAGCAGTGGCCCGTTTTGAAGAAAAAGGACACCGCGTGACCTGCGGGGATACGGTCTGGACCCAGGAGAAAGCAAAAGCAGCTTCTGCTGCTGTAAGGGCGGAAGAACTGAACCGGTTCCTTTCAGACTCCACGACCGATGTCATTATCCCTCCATGGGGAGGTGAGCTTTTAATAGAAATTCTCGAACATATAGACTACGAGAAGATAAACAGAAAATGGCTTCTCGGTTATTCAGATACAAGTCTGCTGCTCCTTGCTGTTACCTTAAATACGGGAATAGCAACTGCTCACGGAACGAATGCCGTTGATCTGCGGGGAAAAGAAACCGACGAGACAACAGCCAAATGGGAAAATGCTCTGAGCACAAATGCAGGTGATTCCATTAAGCAGTATTCTTCCTTTTACTATCAAAAAGAATGGCAGTTTGATAACCCAACTCCGTGGATCTTTCATTTAACTGAGGAAACAAAATGGAAAACAGTATCAGGGCAGGCAGAGCAGGTAAAAGGACGGCTGCTTGGGGGATGTATCGATGTGATCAGTCACCTTATAGGGACAAAACTAGGGGATGTGAAAAGATCCAGGGAGACGTATTTACGAGGGGATTCAATTCTCTGGTACTTTGAAAACTGCGAGCTCAGTACCACCGATCTTCGGAGAAATCTTGTGCAGATGAAGATGGCAGGCTGGTTTGACGGGTGCTCCGGAATCTTGTTTGGGCGAAGCGCAGCCAATACCCCGGTAGAAGGGTATACAGCGGAAGACGTGTACGAAGAGCTCGCAGAGGAGCTTGGGATTCCTGTCATCTATGACATCGACTGCGGTCACGTCCCGCCACAGATCACACTGATCAACGGAGCATATGCTGAGGTAAGTGTGAAAGAAGGGAAAGGCGAGATTGTTCAGCATTTTAAAAAGTAA
- a CDS encoding GNAT family N-acetyltransferase, producing MKRLTKHLILVPCTEESLPQAFDEDYPVGPHIAAYIEELKNDPSALGWGPWFIISRETLTIIGDAGFKGVPDKNGAVETGYSIIPSEQNKGLATEAVAALIDWACSTGEASIVRAECHKDNVPSIRVLEKTGMVREKEVESMIYWEKPGNRVNAEDS from the coding sequence ATGAAGCGATTAACCAAACACCTGATACTCGTCCCCTGCACAGAAGAGTCCCTTCCCCAGGCATTTGACGAGGATTATCCAGTCGGCCCCCATATTGCAGCTTATATTGAGGAGCTGAAAAACGACCCTTCCGCTCTCGGATGGGGACCGTGGTTTATTATAAGCAGGGAAACCCTCACCATTATCGGAGACGCCGGTTTTAAAGGGGTACCTGATAAAAATGGAGCTGTTGAAACAGGATACAGTATCATCCCGTCCGAGCAGAACAAAGGTCTCGCCACCGAAGCTGTGGCGGCACTCATAGACTGGGCCTGCTCAACCGGAGAGGCAAGCATCGTCCGGGCTGAGTGCCATAAGGATAATGTTCCTTCCATCCGTGTTTTAGAAAAAACAGGAATGGTGAGAGAGAAGGAAGTTGAGAGCATGATTTACTGGGAGAAGCCAGGGAACCGGGTGAATGCTGAGGATTCATGA
- a CDS encoding NUDIX hydrolase — MEPKWLTWAKELQAISQSGLTYTKDVYDKERFEEIRRISTEMMAHQTGMDTEKIKALFANETGYATPKVDIRAVVFKENKLLMVKEKSDGKWSLPGGWGDIGLSPGEVAVKEVKEESGFEVEPLKLLAVFDKKRHPHPPSAYHTYKLFIQCEITGGKGIEGVETSDVGFFPENGLPPLSLARNTESQIRQAFRRVNNPDTPVYFD, encoded by the coding sequence ATGGAACCTAAATGGCTCACATGGGCAAAGGAGCTGCAGGCCATCTCCCAGTCCGGGCTTACATATACAAAAGATGTGTATGACAAGGAACGTTTTGAAGAAATCAGGAGAATCAGCACAGAAATGATGGCACATCAAACCGGTATGGACACGGAGAAAATAAAAGCCCTTTTTGCCAATGAAACAGGCTATGCTACACCTAAAGTAGATATCAGAGCCGTTGTGTTTAAAGAAAACAAACTTTTGATGGTCAAAGAAAAGAGCGACGGGAAGTGGTCCCTTCCTGGAGGGTGGGGAGATATCGGGCTCTCCCCGGGCGAAGTAGCTGTAAAAGAGGTGAAAGAGGAATCGGGGTTTGAAGTTGAGCCGTTAAAGCTTTTGGCGGTATTTGATAAAAAGCGCCACCCCCATCCTCCTTCTGCCTACCATACATATAAGCTGTTTATTCAATGTGAGATTACAGGTGGTAAAGGAATTGAAGGGGTGGAAACAAGTGATGTTGGTTTTTTCCCTGAGAATGGGCTACCTCCGTTGTCTCTGGCGAGGAATACAGAATCTCAAATACGTCAGGCGTTCAGACGTGTTAACAATCCAGATACCCCGGTGTATTTTGACTAA
- a CDS encoding DUF4259 domain-containing protein: protein MGAWDTGIFDDDTACDVRDEFLDYLEQGHTPKEATEFMLDDYLEESSFDEDQEVLSLVYCGLAAVQLEKNCLQKDVKITTIGLIKGGADLEMWEEAGGEEYRNREKVLNDLKQALDQERGQ from the coding sequence GTGGGAGCCTGGGACACTGGGATTTTTGATGATGATACTGCTTGTGATGTAAGAGATGAATTTCTAGATTACTTGGAGCAGGGGCATACTCCAAAGGAAGCGACGGAATTTATGCTGGATGATTATCTGGAAGAGTCCAGTTTTGATGAGGATCAGGAAGTTCTTTCCCTCGTTTATTGCGGTCTGGCGGCTGTTCAACTGGAGAAGAACTGCCTTCAAAAAGATGTGAAAATAACAACGATCGGGTTAATAAAAGGTGGCGCAGATCTTGAAATGTGGGAAGAGGCTGGCGGAGAAGAGTACAGGAACAGAGAAAAGGTGTTAAATGACTTAAAACAGGCACTTGACCAGGAGAGAGGGCAATAA
- a CDS encoding YusW family protein: MKKFGLSIGTLALTFSLAACGDAEEQQDDTATDDNGEVEQHEEDESDDELGLEDDEEADDGELADEASDAWYEDLNFIDFQLDAQYEEGDYSVEYNYNEGTPEATIEDARTEEELTLEGDEALNELEQILPELDLTVDMSEEEIREATAEAFELDETYEELQVDVQFKDEVPGEEDDEGMDLGDDDDEVEVEDENEEEDEQ, from the coding sequence ATGAAGAAATTCGGACTATCTATCGGAACATTAGCACTTACGTTCAGCCTGGCTGCCTGTGGGGATGCTGAAGAACAGCAGGACGACACGGCAACAGATGACAATGGTGAAGTGGAACAGCATGAAGAAGATGAAAGTGATGATGAACTGGGTCTGGAAGACGATGAAGAAGCTGATGATGGCGAATTGGCAGATGAAGCTTCTGACGCCTGGTATGAAGACCTTAACTTTATAGACTTCCAGCTTGATGCTCAGTACGAAGAAGGCGACTACAGCGTAGAGTATAACTACAACGAAGGAACGCCTGAAGCTACAATCGAAGATGCCCGTACGGAAGAAGAGCTGACACTTGAAGGCGACGAAGCATTGAACGAGCTGGAACAGATCCTTCCTGAGCTTGACCTTACAGTTGACATGAGTGAAGAAGAGATCAGAGAAGCAACTGCAGAAGCCTTTGAACTTGATGAAACATACGAAGAATTACAAGTAGATGTTCAGTTCAAAGATGAAGTTCCAGGTGAAGAAGACGATGAGGGTATGGACCTTGGCGATGACGACGATGAAGTTGAAGTAGAAGACGAAAACGAAGAAGAAGACGAGCAGTAA
- the mbcS gene encoding acyl-CoA synthetase MbcS, which produces MNREELIAPIQYNIAEELSKYERDDKRIAIRWRDAEGNRRDVHYKELIEKTNQFALALKRQGIEKGDRVLIILPRISEAYMTYLACLKAGIVAIPSSEMLRKKDLEYRIEHANVKGIVAFHKTTAEVNAISSGHRALAKKFIVGGEEEGWQSLEELAEKEDNVYEGELTSRDDMAFLSYTSGTTGNPKGVVHSHGWGYAHVRTAAKEWLGVEEGDLVWATAAPGWQKWIWSPFLSTITLGATAFVYHGGFDPNTYLDMMEKENINVLCCTPTEYRLMAKVENLASYNVPKLKSAVSAGEPLNRPVIEAFKKAFDADLRDGYGQTENTLLVCTLQGMEIKPGSMGKPTPGNQVEVINEYGQPAAVGEVGDIAVHKDCPALFKEYYKDSERTQTAFRGDWYLTGDQASKDEDGYFWFEGRSDDIIISSGYTIGPFEVEDALLKHPAVRECAVVASPDEIRGSIVKAYVVLRDPDKVADDVLVKELQDHTKEITAPYKYPRQIEFLEELPKTTSGKIRRVELRMKEKVK; this is translated from the coding sequence ATGAACAGAGAAGAACTGATTGCACCGATTCAATACAACATAGCAGAAGAGCTGAGTAAGTATGAGCGTGATGACAAGCGGATTGCCATACGATGGCGGGACGCTGAAGGCAACCGCCGGGACGTTCATTACAAAGAACTGATCGAGAAAACAAATCAGTTCGCCCTTGCCCTCAAACGTCAGGGAATTGAAAAAGGTGATCGTGTTTTAATCATTCTCCCGAGGATTTCTGAAGCCTACATGACCTACCTTGCCTGTCTTAAAGCAGGGATCGTCGCGATTCCAAGCTCGGAAATGCTCCGTAAAAAAGACTTGGAGTACCGTATTGAGCATGCGAATGTAAAGGGGATTGTTGCTTTCCATAAAACAACGGCCGAAGTGAACGCCATCAGCAGCGGCCACCGTGCCCTGGCGAAAAAGTTCATTGTCGGCGGTGAGGAAGAAGGCTGGCAGTCTCTTGAAGAGCTGGCTGAAAAAGAAGATAACGTTTATGAAGGAGAACTTACCTCCCGTGACGATATGGCCTTTTTATCCTATACATCCGGCACAACCGGAAACCCTAAAGGGGTCGTTCATTCTCACGGCTGGGGCTACGCTCACGTCCGTACTGCCGCAAAGGAATGGCTCGGTGTTGAAGAGGGCGATCTCGTCTGGGCAACTGCCGCACCAGGCTGGCAGAAGTGGATATGGAGTCCGTTTCTCTCCACCATTACTCTTGGCGCTACCGCCTTTGTGTATCACGGCGGCTTTGACCCGAACACCTATCTAGATATGATGGAAAAAGAAAATATCAATGTCCTCTGCTGTACGCCGACAGAGTATCGACTGATGGCTAAAGTCGAGAACCTGGCATCGTATAATGTTCCCAAGTTAAAGAGCGCAGTTTCTGCCGGGGAGCCTCTGAACCGTCCGGTTATTGAAGCGTTTAAAAAAGCGTTCGATGCAGACCTCCGTGACGGATACGGCCAGACCGAGAACACGTTACTCGTCTGCACCCTTCAAGGGATGGAAATAAAACCGGGATCCATGGGCAAGCCTACCCCGGGCAACCAGGTGGAAGTGATTAATGAATACGGTCAGCCTGCAGCAGTTGGTGAAGTTGGGGACATTGCGGTTCATAAAGACTGTCCGGCACTGTTTAAAGAATACTACAAGGACTCAGAAAGAACCCAGACAGCGTTTCGGGGGGACTGGTACTTAACGGGAGACCAGGCGTCCAAAGATGAAGACGGCTACTTCTGGTTTGAAGGAAGAAGTGACGACATCATTATCAGTTCCGGCTACACAATCGGTCCGTTCGAGGTTGAAGATGCCCTGTTGAAGCACCCTGCTGTCCGGGAGTGCGCAGTCGTCGCCTCACCGGATGAAATTCGCGGAAGCATCGTAAAAGCGTACGTCGTTCTCCGGGATCCGGATAAAGTGGCTGATGATGTCCTTGTTAAGGAATTGCAGGACCATACGAAAGAGATCACCGCACCTTATAAGTACCCGCGTCAAATTGAGTTCCTGGAAGAACTTCCGAAAACAACATCGGGCAAGATCCGCCGGGTTGAACTTAGGATGAAGGAAAAAGTAAAGTAA